From a region of the Helianthus annuus cultivar XRQ/B chromosome 5, HanXRQr2.0-SUNRISE, whole genome shotgun sequence genome:
- the LOC110943983 gene encoding uncharacterized protein LOC110943983, translated as MKFCGDLVTTERMKINRFYGVLKAEIREFITPSKCETLEELINLARDREIEIKRQEERDEKRPSEKGASFSPSKKGKFQDQGRKGKSKGGITPCKTCGKLHTGECLLGKKGCFKCGKEGHSSYQCPNNPKTCFNCFERGHIKSECPKLQQESKKEDKKQEGSRAKGRMFQITSEEAKSQPNVVSGIFLINSIPVYVLFDTGATMSFISSEIVQHPSFKIERMSMPLEVEIADSKNYLLHEICKNCKLTIEDEEFAIDLIPMILGEFKVIVGMDWMSLNHAEINCETKTILLQTPSGRRLNVQGERKMEAKLCTLVQATKYVLNGSRAYLAYVVNTQQGSPKLEDVEIVNEFPDVFPEELPRLPPEREVEFNIELNPGAKPVAKAPYRLAPTEMRELMTQLQDLLDKGFIRPNDILVYSRSKDEHAVHLREVLEVLRNEKLYAKFSKCAFWLREVQFLGHVINSEGVLVDPSKIDAVMKKKEKFVWGKEQEEAFRMLKEKLSRPPVLTLPDGTEDLVVYSDASHQGLGCVLMQRRRVIAYASRQLKPHEVNYPTHDLELAAVVFALKIWRHYLYGAKCTVYSDHKSLKYFLEQKDLNMRQRRWLELIKDYDCDILYHPGKANVVADALIRKEYPSPLRVKSMKMTVTPRLLETIRESQIKSLGAEDLKKERLKGVIDNLEENSTGLKRRYHSGIQMAPYELLYGRKCRTPVCWGEVGQREIAPSDLIAVTNEKIEMVRTKLKAAQDRQKAYADKRRRPIEFQVGDFVLLKVSPWKGIIRFRKRGKLGPRYIGPFKILARVGRVAYRLELPPALQGIHNTFHVSQLRKCLADDTALVPLDDIELDEGLNYIERSISIKDFKVKNLRNKAVKQVLVQWRHRRGSDLTWEAEDEMRKHYPFLFGMSKI; from the exons AAGTTTCAGGATCAAGGAAGAAAGGGTAAGTCGAAAGGTGGAATTACACCATGCAAGACTTGTGGGAAGCTCCATACCGGAGAGTGTTTGTTAGGCAAAAAGGGGTGCTTTAAATGCGGTAAGGAGGGGCATTCGTCTTATCAATGCCCGAATAACCCGAAGACTTGTTTCAACTGTTTTGAAAGGGGGCATATCAAGTCGGAATGCCCAAAACTTCAGCAAGAGTCAAAGAAAGaagataagaagcaagagggttCTAGGGCGAAAGGGAGAATGTTTCAAATCACTTCTGAAGAAGCCAAATCCCAGCcaaatgtggtctcaggtatcttTCTAATAAATTCCATAccggtttatgttttgtttgacaCCGGAGCCACTATGTCGTTTATCTCTAGCGAGATCGTTCAACATCCTTCCTTTAAGATTGAACGAATGTcgatgcccttagaagtagaaaTAGCAGATAGTAAAAATTATTTGCTGCACGAAATATGTAAGAATTGTAAACTaaccattgaggatgaggagtttGCCATTGATCTCATACCTATGATCTTGGGAGAATTTAAAgtaatagtgggtatggattggatgTCTCTAAACCACGCGGAGATAAATTGTGAAACCAAAACTATACTTCTCCAAACTCCAAGTGGAAGACGATTAAATGTACAAGGCGAAAGAAAGATGGAAGCAAAGTTATGTACTCTCGTTCAAGCTACCAAATATGTGCTTAATGGGAGTAGAGCATATTTAGCTTACGTGGTAAATACTCAACAAGGCTCCCCGAAGCTTGAAGATGTTGAGATTGTGAACGAATTTCCGGATGTATTCCCGGAGGAATTACCGAGACTCCCTCCCGAGCGAGAGGTAGAATTTAATATCGAATTGAATCCGGGTGCGAAACCGGTTGCGAAGGCTCCCTATAGATTAGCTCCCACGGAAATGCGGGAATTAATGACACAATTACAAGACCTCCTAGACAAGGGCTTCATACGCCCaa atgatattctggTTTATTCACGAAGCAAAGACGAACATGCAGTGCACTTGCGTGAAGTACTTGAAGTTCTCCGTAATGAGAAACTCTACgcaaaattctcaaaatgcgcctTTTGGCTCAGGGAAGTGCAGTTTCTGGGGCACGTGATAAATTCGGAGGGTGTTTTAGTTGATCCTTCAAAAATCGATGCTGTAATGAA aaagaaagagaagtttgTGTGGGGAAAAGAACAGGAGGAGGCTTTTCGAATGTTAAAAGAAAAACTATCACGTCCCCCGGTCTTGACATTACCAGACGGAACCGAAGACCTGGTGGTCTATTCAGACGCTTCGCACCAGGGATTAGGTTGCGTTCTAATGCAAAGAAGGAGagttatcgcttatgcttcacgacaattgaAGCCACATGAAGTGAACTACCCAACCCACGACTTAGAATTGGCGGCGGTAGTGTTCgcattaaagatttggaggcattatctatatgggGCAAAATGCACCGTCTACTCggaccacaaaagccttaaataCTTCCTTGAACAGAAAGACCTAAATATGAGGCAGCGGAGGTGGTTGGAACTTATcaaagattatgattgtgatatcctttATCACCCGGGAAAGGCAAACGTGGTAGCCGATGCGTTAATCCGTAAGGAGTATCCATCTCCCCTTCGAGTGAAATCCATGAAGATGACAGTTACGCCAAGATTACTCGAGACGATACGCGAATCCCAAATAAAGTCGCTCGGAGCGGAAGACCTGAAGAAAGAACGATTAAAAGGTGTGATCGATAATCTAGAAGAGAATTCGACCGGACTTAAGAGGCG ttaccatagtggtattcaaatggcaccttacgAACTACTATACGGGAGAAAATGTaggactcccgtatgttggggcgAAGTAGGACAAAGAGAGATTGCACCAAGTGATTTAATAGCAGTAACGAATGAAAAGATTGAAATGGTTAGAACAAAGTTGAAAGCAGCCCAAGATCGGCAAAAAGCTTATGCAGACAAGAGAAGGCGTCCTAttgaattccaagtcggagattttGTCTTGCTAAAAgtgtccccatggaagggtataatcCGTTTTCGCAAACGGGGTAAGTTAGGTCCCCGTTACATCGGACCGTTTAAAATCCTAGCTCGGGTTGGAAGGGTTGCGTATCGATTAGAATTACCGCCTGCTCTACAGGGGATTCACAATACCTTCCACGTGTCGCAATTGAGGAAATGTCTTGCGGATGACACAGCATTAGTACCTCTCGATGACATTGAGTTAGATGAGGGGTTAAACTATATTGAAAGATCGATATCCATTAAAGACTTCAAAGTGAAGAATCTCCGCAACAAAGCTGTTAAACAGGTGTTGGTGCAATGGCGGCACCGGAGGGGTTCGGATCTTACGTGGGAAGCAGAAGATGAAATGAGGAAACACTATCCTTTTCTCTTCGGAATGTCA AAAATTTAA